One Tolypothrix bouteillei VB521301 DNA window includes the following coding sequences:
- a CDS encoding MFS transporter produces the protein MEEQIKSRSPWAFIPTLYFASGMPYVIINTLSVIFYKKLGIDNTQITFWTSLLYLPWILKMFWSPIVDTYWTKRTWILGTQLAMFCCLGLVAFSLQLPNFFFISLAGLTVGAFISATYDIATDGFYLLALNPGEQAFFVGIRSLFYRIALIFGSGFLVILAGILEEKYLKSIPLSWSLSIGLSSLILATLFIFHQIFLPLPEAGDRSQLEAQSKISFFDIIISYFKQEKIAAILAFILLYRFGEAMLLKIAQLFLLDKPEAGGLGLSTSTVGLIYGTFGVLSLIVGGITGGMVISRYGLKKCLLPMALALNLPDIFYVYMAYAKPSLPLVYALVSFEQLGYGFGFTAFSIYLMYISKGEYKTSHFAISTGIMALGIMLPGLISGYIQAQVGYFLFFILVCLLTVPGMITLFFIPLEEGTADKRISTNN, from the coding sequence ATGGAAGAGCAAATTAAATCTCGTTCTCCTTGGGCGTTTATTCCTACTTTGTATTTTGCCTCTGGAATGCCCTATGTCATTATCAATACGCTTTCTGTGATTTTTTACAAGAAATTAGGTATCGATAATACTCAAATTACATTTTGGACGAGTTTGCTTTATCTTCCCTGGATTCTCAAAATGTTTTGGAGTCCAATTGTTGATACCTATTGGACAAAAAGAACATGGATACTGGGTACGCAATTGGCTATGTTCTGTTGTCTGGGGTTAGTTGCTTTTTCATTACAATTGCCAAATTTCTTTTTTATATCCTTAGCGGGATTGACTGTTGGAGCATTTATTTCGGCAACTTATGATATTGCAACGGATGGTTTTTATTTACTGGCTTTAAATCCAGGTGAACAAGCTTTCTTTGTGGGTATTCGTTCGCTTTTTTATCGGATTGCTCTTATTTTTGGTTCTGGTTTTTTGGTAATTTTGGCCGGGATACTTGAAGAAAAGTATCTAAAAAGTATTCCTTTGAGTTGGAGTCTATCTATTGGTTTATCATCATTAATATTAGCTACATTATTTATATTTCATCAGATTTTTTTGCCTTTGCCTGAAGCTGGCGATCGCAGTCAGTTAGAAGCTCAATCAAAGATTTCTTTTTTTGATATTATTATTTCTTATTTTAAACAAGAAAAAATTGCGGCTATTTTAGCATTTATACTGCTTTATAGATTTGGTGAGGCAATGTTGCTAAAAATAGCTCAATTGTTTTTACTGGATAAACCAGAAGCAGGAGGATTGGGGCTATCAACATCAACTGTGGGTTTAATCTACGGTACCTTTGGGGTTCTTTCTTTAATTGTGGGAGGCATTACAGGTGGGATGGTTATTTCAAGGTATGGATTAAAAAAATGTCTTTTGCCGATGGCTTTGGCATTGAATCTACCCGATATATTCTATGTCTATATGGCTTATGCTAAACCATCTTTGCCTCTTGTTTATGCTTTAGTCTCTTTTGAGCAATTGGGATATGGTTTTGGATTCACTGCATTTAGTATTTATTTAATGTATATTTCTAAAGGAGAATATAAAACTTCTCATTTTGCTATTTCTACAGGTATTATGGCTTTGGGTATAATGTTGCCTGGGTTAATTAGCGGTTACATTCAGGCACAAGTAGGGTATTTCTTATTTTTTATATTAGTATGTTTGTTGACAGTTCCTGGCATGATAACTCTATTTTTTATTCCTTTGGAAGAAGGAACTGCAGATAAACGCATCTCAACTAACAACTAA
- a CDS encoding GxxExxY protein, whose protein sequence is MEMNRRGAEGAERRELGEEMSELTGSVIGAAIEVHRMLGPGFLESVYHQALRLEFEMRGIPHKSKYPVAITYKSHQVGEGELDFFVGDTLVVELKAVEKLAPIHEAQVISYLKTTNQTLALLINFNVPILKQGIKRIVLSS, encoded by the coding sequence ATGGAAATGAACCGCAGAGGCGCAGAGGGCGCAGAGAGAAGAGAGTTAGGAGAGGAAATGAGTGAGTTGACCGGATCTGTCATTGGGGCGGCGATTGAGGTACATCGAATGTTGGGACCTGGATTTCTGGAGTCGGTGTATCATCAAGCTTTGAGGCTAGAATTTGAAATGCGGGGTATACCTCACAAATCTAAATATCCCGTAGCAATTACTTACAAAAGTCATCAAGTTGGTGAGGGCGAATTAGATTTTTTCGTTGGTGATACTCTTGTTGTCGAATTGAAAGCTGTTGAAAAATTAGCACCCATTCACGAGGCTCAAGTCATTTCCTATCTAAAAACAACCAACCAAACCCTTGCCCTTCTCATCAACTTTAACGTTCCCATCCTCAAACAGGGTATCAAAAGAATAGTACTTTCCTCTTAA
- a CDS encoding valine--tRNA ligase translates to MTATTNTNLPSLYEPFSTEAKWQKFWEENQTYKADPNQSSQSYCIVIPPPNVTGSLHMGHAFDNSLIDTLVRYHRMKGLNTLYLPGTDHASIAVQAILEKQLKAEGKTRYELGRNKFLERAWQWKAESGGTIVNQLRRLGVSVDWTRERFTLDEGLSKAVAHAFTSLYEEGLIYRGKYLVNWCPESQSAVSDLEVDLKEVDGHLWHFRYPLTDGTGSVEVATTRPETMLGDTAVAVNPNDDRYKHLIGKTLTLPIMNREIPIIGDELVDPTFGTGCVKVTPAHDLNDFEMGQRHNLPFINIMNKDGTLNENAGSFQGQDRFVARKNVVSRLETDGFLVKIEDYKHSVPYSERGKVPVEPLLSTQWFVKIRPMADRALEFLDQKNSPEFVPQRWTKVYRDWLVKLKDWCISRQLWWGHQIPAWYAVSETGGEISDTTPFVVAKSEAEAREKLNAQFGDNVKIEQDPDVLDTWFSSGLWPFSTLGWPEQTPDLATYYPTSTLVTGFDIIFFWVARMTMMGGHFTGQMPFKSVYIHGLVLDENGKKMSKSAGNGVDPLLLIDKYGTDALRYTLIKEVAGAGQDIRLDYNRKTDESPSVEAARNFANKLWNAARFVMMNLDDFGLESDNRISNIHYSKLELSDRWIVSRYNQVVKQTNDFFHNYGLGEAAKGLYEFIWGDFCDWYIELVKSRLQKDANPESRHVAQQTLAYVLEGILKLLHPFMPHITEEIWHTLTQQPIDSRQSLSLQLYPEADANFIDSALEEQFELLFATIRTIRNLRAEADIKPGAKITVNLQSESTKEQQILNAGQPYIKDLAKVENLTITGEQKNTTVASKNLSINWGKIAAIIGAIFVLRVGFAVADAVDDLPFFGKFFELVGFGYSAWFVVQNILLAERRQKFWEQWFPPTPKENPPHIETQPQEPEQAIAGVVGTVQVVIPLKGVVDLDTLRAKLERSLNKAESEAQSLRGRLSNSKFVDKAPQDVVQGARDALAEAEKQAEILRDRLRGLA, encoded by the coding sequence ATGACCGCAACAACAAACACAAATCTCCCCAGTCTTTACGAACCCTTCTCCACAGAAGCCAAGTGGCAAAAATTTTGGGAAGAAAACCAAACTTACAAAGCCGACCCCAATCAAAGCAGTCAATCCTACTGCATCGTTATTCCGCCACCTAACGTTACAGGTAGCCTGCACATGGGTCACGCCTTTGACAATTCACTGATTGATACCCTCGTGCGCTACCATCGGATGAAAGGGCTCAATACCCTTTATCTCCCCGGAACTGACCACGCCAGCATTGCAGTACAAGCCATTCTGGAAAAGCAGCTCAAAGCAGAGGGCAAAACTCGCTACGAGTTGGGACGCAACAAATTTCTAGAACGTGCTTGGCAATGGAAAGCAGAATCAGGGGGAACAATTGTCAATCAATTGCGGCGCTTGGGTGTATCGGTAGATTGGACGCGGGAACGGTTTACCCTAGATGAAGGTTTATCTAAAGCTGTAGCTCACGCTTTTACAAGTCTCTACGAAGAAGGGCTAATTTATCGCGGTAAATACTTAGTAAACTGGTGTCCGGAATCACAATCCGCTGTTTCTGATTTAGAAGTAGACTTAAAAGAAGTTGATGGTCACCTCTGGCACTTCCGCTATCCCCTAACTGATGGTACTGGCTCTGTAGAAGTTGCCACAACTCGTCCGGAAACAATGTTGGGCGATACTGCTGTGGCTGTAAATCCAAATGACGATCGCTACAAGCATTTGATTGGGAAAACCCTAACTTTGCCAATTATGAATCGGGAAATTCCCATTATTGGTGATGAGTTAGTTGACCCCACTTTTGGGACGGGTTGCGTAAAAGTCACTCCCGCCCACGATCTGAATGACTTTGAAATGGGTCAGCGTCACAATCTGCCGTTTATTAACATCATGAATAAGGACGGTACGCTCAATGAGAATGCTGGTTCATTCCAAGGACAAGACCGCTTTGTTGCTAGAAAAAATGTTGTTTCTCGTTTAGAAACAGATGGATTTCTAGTAAAAATTGAGGATTACAAACATTCAGTTCCTTACAGCGAGCGAGGGAAAGTCCCCGTTGAACCCCTCCTCTCAACCCAGTGGTTTGTTAAAATTCGCCCAATGGCAGACAGAGCACTGGAATTTCTCGACCAGAAAAATTCTCCTGAGTTTGTTCCCCAACGCTGGACAAAGGTGTACCGTGATTGGTTGGTGAAACTAAAAGATTGGTGTATTTCCCGTCAGTTGTGGTGGGGACACCAAATCCCTGCTTGGTACGCAGTTAGCGAAACAGGGGGAGAAATATCTGACACAACTCCCTTTGTTGTTGCCAAGTCAGAAGCAGAAGCAAGGGAAAAGCTTAACGCACAATTTGGCGATAATGTCAAGATAGAGCAAGATCCAGACGTGCTTGATACTTGGTTTTCTTCGGGGTTATGGCCTTTTTCGACTTTAGGTTGGCCCGAACAAACTCCAGACTTAGCAACTTACTATCCTACCAGTACCTTGGTCACGGGTTTTGACATTATCTTTTTCTGGGTTGCCAGAATGACTATGATGGGTGGGCATTTTACCGGACAAATGCCGTTTAAATCTGTTTACATCCACGGCTTGGTATTGGATGAAAATGGCAAAAAAATGTCCAAATCAGCTGGTAACGGTGTCGATCCGTTGCTTCTGATTGACAAATACGGTACTGATGCTTTGCGTTATACCCTCATTAAGGAAGTTGCAGGTGCAGGTCAAGATATCCGGTTGGATTACAATCGCAAAACAGATGAATCGCCATCAGTAGAAGCAGCCCGCAATTTTGCTAATAAGTTGTGGAATGCTGCCCGTTTTGTGATGATGAACTTAGACGATTTTGGATTGGAGTCGGATAATCGAATATCCAATATTCACTATTCAAAATTGGAATTGAGCGATCGCTGGATTGTTTCCCGCTACAATCAAGTTGTCAAACAAACCAATGATTTCTTCCACAATTACGGATTGGGGGAAGCAGCAAAAGGGCTTTATGAATTTATCTGGGGTGACTTTTGCGACTGGTATATCGAACTTGTGAAATCTCGCTTGCAAAAAGATGCCAACCCTGAGTCTCGCCATGTCGCACAACAAACTCTTGCTTATGTTTTAGAAGGCATCCTCAAATTACTTCATCCTTTTATGCCTCATATTACTGAAGAGATTTGGCATACTCTGACACAGCAACCCATTGATTCCAGGCAAAGTTTGTCCTTACAACTTTATCCAGAAGCAGATGCGAATTTTATTGACTCTGCTTTAGAAGAACAGTTTGAATTACTTTTTGCTACAATTCGTACAATTCGTAACTTGCGGGCTGAGGCAGATATTAAGCCTGGGGCGAAGATAACAGTTAACTTACAAAGCGAAAGCACAAAGGAACAACAAATTCTTAACGCAGGACAGCCTTATATTAAAGATTTGGCTAAGGTGGAGAATTTAACTATTACTGGCGAACAAAAGAATACAACAGTTGCTAGTAAAAACTTATCCATCAATTGGGGAAAAATAGCAGCTATTATTGGCGCTATTTTCGTGTTGAGAGTAGGGTTTGCTGTCGCTGATGCAGTAGACGATCTGCCCTTCTTTGGAAAGTTCTTTGAACTGGTTGGTTTTGGTTATTCTGCATGGTTTGTTGTCCAGAATATCTTGTTGGCTGAAAGAAGACAAAAATTCTGGGAGCAATGGTTTCCACCAACTCCTAAAGAAAATCCACCGCACATTGAAACCCAACCTCAAGAACCAGAACAAGCGATCGCAGGTGTTGTCGGTACGGTACAAGTGGTCATTCCTCTCAAAGGTGTTGTCGATCTTGATACCTTGCGAGCTAAGCTAGAAAGAAGCCTTAACAAAGCAGAAAGCGAAGCTCAATCTTTGCGTGGAAGATTAAGCAATTCCAAATTTGTGGATAAAGCACCACAAGACGTCGTACAGGGAGCAAGAGATGCTTTGGCAGAAGCTGAAAAACAAGCAGAGATTTTACGCGATCGGCTTCGTGGGTTAGCATAG
- a CDS encoding right-handed parallel beta-helix repeat-containing protein produces the protein MSANYNPNIAEAPDHDEIGCTFIVDSVEDVVDPDDGVTTLREAIYAANSRSGRERIVFQLASGSEIKLTEQLDITDDLIITGLGAENLTISGNDKFNNFCIKNAKVAIDGLTIAKGQDGISVRSGSHLTVTNSVFSNNANDGIDIGGDGNRVSVSKTSFIGNGEDGIKVDGDCNIINVSHSLLSKNKDDGIDVKGNSHTIVLSEVILSDNGDNGVEAGTTSSTISASNSSFVANGEDGFNLDEGDNNSIILNNLVVSNNADDGIDIISNGNSLNLSQVTITANKEDGIQINGNYNKFTACNSTFNHNATHGVDINGNSNTVRLIGIASTANGKDGLAIGGKYNSITSINSYFIGNRHDGLSLDKSGKSRINVSCSLFSSNTGNSVVSNRVKDYTKNEVEPRIKSNSQ, from the coding sequence ATGTCAGCAAACTACAATCCCAACATAGCAGAAGCTCCAGACCATGATGAAATTGGTTGTACCTTTATCGTTGATAGTGTTGAAGATGTGGTCGATCCTGATGATGGAGTCACAACACTCCGTGAAGCGATTTATGCCGCTAACAGTCGAAGCGGACGAGAAAGAATTGTCTTTCAACTGGCATCAGGTTCAGAAATTAAACTCACCGAGCAACTCGATATTACAGACGATCTGATTATAACTGGGCTTGGTGCTGAAAACTTGACTATCAGTGGCAATGATAAATTCAATAACTTCTGTATTAAGAATGCTAAAGTTGCTATCGATGGATTGACTATTGCCAAGGGTCAAGATGGTATTAGTGTTAGGAGTGGCAGCCATCTGACAGTCACGAACAGTGTCTTTAGCAACAATGCCAATGATGGAATTGATATTGGGGGAGATGGGAATAGAGTTTCCGTGTCAAAGACTAGCTTTATCGGTAACGGTGAAGATGGAATTAAGGTAGATGGTGATTGCAATATCATCAATGTGAGTCATTCGCTCTTGAGTAAGAATAAGGATGATGGCATTGATGTTAAAGGAAACAGTCACACTATAGTTTTATCAGAAGTCATTTTAAGCGATAACGGAGACAATGGAGTTGAAGCAGGCACCACAAGTAGTACCATCAGTGCTAGCAATAGTAGTTTCGTTGCCAATGGTGAAGATGGATTTAATCTTGATGAAGGTGATAACAACAGCATTATCCTTAATAATTTAGTAGTCAGCAATAATGCAGATGATGGCATTGACATTATTTCTAACGGTAATAGTCTCAATCTGTCACAAGTCACTATAACTGCCAATAAAGAAGATGGCATACAAATAAACGGTAATTATAATAAATTTACTGCTTGCAATAGCACTTTCAATCACAATGCAACTCACGGCGTTGATATCAATGGCAACAGCAACACTGTGCGCCTCATTGGAATTGCTTCGACTGCTAATGGCAAAGATGGGTTAGCGATCGGTGGAAAATATAACTCTATCACTTCTATTAATAGCTACTTTATTGGGAATAGGCATGATGGGTTGAGTCTTGATAAAAGTGGCAAAAGCCGTATTAATGTAAGTTGTTCGCTTTTTAGCAGCAATACTGGTAATAGTGTTGTCTCAAACAGAGTAAAAGATTATACTAAGAATGAAGTAGAACCTCGTATAAAGAGTAATAGCCAGTAG
- a CDS encoding alpha/beta hydrolase — protein sequence MSSQPSSPIPINRDRSHLDIFYTKIQKFLWLKIGLGFFSLGLLTPLPSLGAERLTLSFGVLGRSIPIGSLEEYAHTGKVDDELAAYTQHADTKQLNQLREVLLTPIPLTSVQVSQFLYTPIGETLLKNLGEVVQQDSGISGFYAIRASLILAAAEPKGLTLLNVLKRFPSRTISINLPRSLEIAAAFERLVNQTQRTLALINEQSSQEVAKAFAGGEVSVRELLKPGSFKWQKRTIILNDISRTRTFPADVYLPLTSGSRSVVVISHGLGSDRTSFAYLAEYLASYGFVVAVPEHPGSNAEQLQALLSGRANEVASPREFVDRPLDIKYLLDQLSSLSQSDGDFKGRLNLEQVGVVGQSFGGYTALVLAGAPINFDQLKKNCPASPNAVNVSLLLQCLAINLPPIAYNLSDSRVKAALAINQIDSTILGQASLSKINIPVMTVAGGSDTVAPALPEQIQPFTWLTTPNKYLVLVNNATHFSTIAESPNSAIPVPDSVVGPNPAIARRYITALSLPFFQTYVANQPSYRRFLSAGYANAISQEPLPLSLVQSLNLDAARSKESGK from the coding sequence ATGAGTTCCCAACCAAGTTCGCCGATCCCCATCAATCGCGATCGCTCACACTTAGATATTTTTTATACTAAAATTCAAAAATTCCTGTGGTTAAAAATTGGGTTGGGATTTTTCAGTCTTGGACTACTAACTCCCCTTCCTTCCTTAGGCGCAGAACGACTGACTCTTTCTTTTGGTGTTTTGGGACGCTCTATCCCTATTGGTTCTTTGGAAGAATACGCTCATACTGGTAAAGTCGATGATGAACTGGCTGCATATACCCAGCATGCCGATACGAAGCAGCTCAACCAGTTACGCGAGGTTCTGCTGACACCTATTCCCCTCACCTCTGTACAAGTGTCTCAATTTCTCTACACTCCTATTGGTGAAACATTACTCAAAAATCTTGGAGAAGTGGTGCAGCAAGATTCTGGTATTAGTGGATTTTACGCAATTCGAGCATCCTTGATTCTTGCTGCCGCAGAGCCAAAAGGTTTAACATTATTAAACGTACTAAAAAGATTTCCCTCCAGAACTATTTCGATTAATTTACCTCGCAGTTTGGAAATAGCAGCTGCATTCGAGAGGTTGGTTAATCAGACTCAAAGAACGCTTGCACTCATCAACGAGCAATCATCTCAAGAAGTAGCTAAGGCTTTTGCAGGGGGAGAAGTTTCTGTAAGAGAATTGTTAAAACCAGGTAGTTTTAAGTGGCAAAAACGCACCATCATACTTAACGACATATCCCGCACTCGGACTTTCCCGGCTGACGTATACTTACCACTGACTTCAGGTTCTCGTTCAGTCGTTGTAATTTCCCACGGGCTTGGTTCTGATAGAACAAGTTTTGCTTACTTAGCTGAGTACCTTGCTTCCTATGGATTTGTTGTGGCGGTTCCAGAGCATCCCGGTAGTAACGCCGAACAGTTACAAGCCTTATTATCAGGTAGAGCAAATGAAGTTGCTAGCCCCAGAGAGTTTGTGGATCGCCCTCTAGATATAAAGTACCTCCTGGATCAACTTAGCAGCTTATCCCAATCAGATGGAGATTTTAAAGGTCGCTTAAATTTGGAGCAAGTAGGCGTCGTGGGACAGTCTTTTGGAGGTTACACAGCACTAGTTTTAGCAGGAGCACCGATTAATTTTGACCAACTTAAGAAAAATTGCCCAGCTTCACCAAATGCAGTCAACGTTTCTTTATTACTCCAATGTTTGGCTATTAACTTACCACCAATCGCTTATAACTTATCAGATTCACGGGTAAAAGCTGCGCTCGCAATTAACCAAATTGACAGTACTATTTTGGGTCAAGCCAGCCTCAGTAAGATTAACATTCCTGTCATGACAGTTGCTGGCGGTTCTGATACTGTTGCTCCAGCACTTCCAGAACAAATTCAACCCTTCACATGGTTAACAACCCCAAATAAATATTTAGTTCTGGTGAATAATGCCACACATTTTTCAACGATCGCAGAGTCACCAAATTCTGCTATTCCAGTTCCAGACTCAGTTGTAGGTCCAAATCCTGCCATAGCCCGTCGCTATATCACGGCTTTGAGTCTTCCCTTTTTCCAGACTTACGTTGCCAATCAGCCCAGTTACCGTCGTTTTCTCAGCGCGGGTTATGCTAATGCTATCAGTCAGGAACCATTACCATTGAGTTTGGTGCAATCTTTGAACTTGGATGCTGCTAGAAGTAAAGAGAGTGGAAAATAA
- a CDS encoding N-acetylglucosamine kinase — MNYVLGIDGGGSKTVCVLMNDAGQVLGRGESGASNYQSIGIQAALQAMESAIYNAAVEALKLTSNIRVQAICLGLAGVGRPEDIEVVKGIVLELQNSSLLPITWNLTCNKYNDPNIVICNDALIALVGGVGYPVGIVVAAGTGSIVFGRNHQGDIKRVGGWGYILGDEGSAYKIAVAGMQAALKAYDGREVPTSLVEVFKQHLNLASLEDLIEVVYRRGWGVKEIAALAPLVDGAAVCGDETANRIIDDAVKELIRATGTVIDTIFSHRELFEVVTTGSVWLGKSKMRDKFAKSIRTMFPTAKVIFPRHEPACGAGLLALQRLAGEGSL, encoded by the coding sequence ATGAATTATGTTTTAGGAATTGATGGTGGTGGAAGTAAAACTGTTTGCGTTTTGATGAATGATGCAGGGCAAGTTTTAGGTCGCGGTGAATCTGGTGCATCAAATTATCAAAGTATAGGTATTCAAGCTGCATTACAAGCGATGGAGTCCGCTATTTATAATGCAGCAGTTGAGGCGTTGAAGTTAACGTCTAATATTAGAGTGCAAGCGATTTGCTTGGGATTAGCTGGTGTAGGGCGTCCTGAGGATATCGAAGTTGTAAAAGGTATAGTGCTTGAATTGCAGAATAGTAGTTTGCTTCCTATCACTTGGAATTTAACCTGTAACAAGTATAATGACCCAAATATTGTTATTTGCAATGATGCCTTGATTGCTTTAGTTGGGGGAGTTGGTTATCCCGTCGGAATTGTGGTTGCGGCTGGGACTGGTTCTATAGTTTTTGGTCGCAACCATCAGGGAGATATTAAGCGAGTTGGTGGTTGGGGATATATTTTAGGTGATGAAGGAAGTGCTTATAAAATAGCTGTAGCTGGTATGCAAGCAGCGTTAAAGGCATACGATGGACGTGAGGTTCCTACCAGTCTTGTTGAAGTTTTTAAACAGCACCTCAATCTGGCAAGTTTAGAGGATTTGATAGAAGTTGTCTATCGTAGGGGTTGGGGTGTTAAAGAGATAGCAGCTTTAGCACCTCTTGTTGATGGTGCTGCTGTTTGTGGAGATGAAACTGCTAATAGAATTATCGATGATGCTGTGAAAGAGCTAATAAGGGCGACTGGTACAGTTATTGATACGATTTTTAGTCATCGAGAACTTTTTGAAGTTGTAACAACGGGGAGTGTTTGGCTGGGAAAATCTAAGATGCGCGATAAATTTGCTAAATCAATTCGTACTATGTTTCCGACAGCAAAAGTGATTTTTCCCCGTCACGAACCTGCTTGTGGTGCTGGATTGTTAGCGTTGCAGAGGTTGGCGGGGGAAGGTAGTTTGTGA
- a CDS encoding glutathionylspermidine synthase family protein produces MNVDIFDSPQRKQFFQSMKMGWYNVCPIEEGTGIPLTDQETPYALYYCHTVSPQTIQEIKQASELVGSVLMEAWSIVRTLDEETLLDYGFPKDAIKVVKHDSLAPFCMRLDWCWNEETGVKKVIETNPQTPSFWFECTEGNGKVAEHFELKDPVYDAQNVLSVSLNQHIQRAAQVLKKRVQECRVAFTALNNAEDLGTMRWLSKKFNHKSAVLPLEYLRIKDGKYLFDSRTGLPIDILFMWYPIEWVIYDTDDKGERLWPALEQLILENKVVIVNFGSAFALQPKSIFALITDLGLELFNHKDAQTIFDYFPKTSMVPEKIGNSYFAKPILGREGAGGFAVKSGEVAVRSHSNDPWYIEQDYVYQELLELPTLELAQQSMTVVWGAWLYNNGQDKLVSGGVGMRVSEGKITDNISYWCPIGC; encoded by the coding sequence ATGAATGTAGATATTTTTGATAGCCCTCAACGAAAGCAGTTCTTTCAATCCATGAAAATGGGTTGGTATAATGTTTGCCCAATTGAGGAAGGAACGGGTATCCCTCTGACTGACCAAGAAACGCCATACGCGTTGTATTACTGTCATACAGTTTCCCCACAAACTATACAAGAAATTAAACAGGCATCTGAATTGGTTGGTAGTGTTTTGATGGAAGCTTGGTCTATTGTTCGTACCCTTGATGAAGAGACTTTACTTGACTATGGCTTTCCTAAAGATGCTATTAAGGTAGTGAAGCATGATTCTCTTGCACCATTTTGTATGCGACTGGATTGGTGCTGGAATGAAGAGACAGGCGTAAAAAAAGTTATTGAAACAAATCCTCAAACGCCTAGCTTTTGGTTTGAATGTACGGAAGGTAATGGTAAAGTTGCAGAACATTTTGAATTAAAAGACCCCGTGTATGATGCTCAAAATGTGTTGAGTGTGTCCCTCAATCAACATATACAAAGGGCAGCACAAGTGCTCAAGAAAAGAGTTCAAGAATGCCGTGTTGCTTTTACAGCATTAAATAATGCCGAAGATTTAGGTACGATGAGATGGTTGAGTAAAAAATTTAATCATAAAAGTGCTGTACTACCTTTAGAATATCTTCGTATTAAAGATGGAAAATATCTATTTGATTCTAGAACGGGGCTACCTATAGATATATTGTTTATGTGGTATCCCATTGAATGGGTTATTTATGATACAGATGATAAAGGAGAGAGATTGTGGCCTGCCCTTGAGCAACTGATTTTAGAGAACAAAGTTGTTATTGTTAACTTTGGTTCTGCTTTTGCACTACAGCCTAAAAGTATATTTGCGCTGATTACAGATTTGGGATTGGAATTGTTTAATCATAAAGATGCTCAAACAATTTTTGACTATTTCCCCAAAACTTCTATGGTGCCAGAAAAAATAGGAAATTCATACTTTGCCAAACCTATTTTGGGAAGGGAAGGTGCAGGAGGATTCGCTGTCAAATCGGGAGAGGTTGCTGTTCGCAGTCACAGTAACGATCCTTGGTATATAGAACAAGATTATGTGTATCAGGAGTTATTGGAACTTCCCACTTTAGAACTCGCCCAGCAATCTATGACTGTAGTTTGGGGAGCTTGGTTGTACAATAACGGTCAAGATAAATTGGTGTCAGGTGGTGTAGGAATGCGTGTTTCTGAGGGGAAAATAACAGATAATATTTCCTATTGGTGTCCTATTGGATGTTAA